A window of the Virgibacillus pantothenticus genome harbors these coding sequences:
- the pheS gene encoding phenylalanine--tRNA ligase subunit alpha, with translation MKEQLQSIEQEALEKISQATDTNELQEIKVAYLGKKGSLTSVLRGMGKLSKEERPIIGELANKVREQITKSLEQQMEKLEEIALEQQLEQETIDVTLPGRPVRLGGPHLLTKVIEEIEDLFIGMGFEVREGPEVETDYFNFEALNLPKNHPAREMQDTFFITKELLMRTQTSPVQARTMLEYGGNKPVKMISPGKVYRRDTDDATHSHQFTQIEGLYVDKDVKMSDLKGVLDVFTKKMYGSDREIRFRPSFFPFTEPSVEIDISCKACAGKGCSICKRSGWIEILGAGMVHPNVLSMAGYDPEVYSGFAFGMGPERIAMLKYGIKDIRQFYTNDIRFLTQYHNA, from the coding sequence ATGAAAGAGCAGTTGCAATCAATAGAACAAGAAGCTTTAGAAAAGATTTCTCAAGCAACAGATACCAATGAACTGCAGGAGATCAAAGTGGCTTATCTAGGAAAAAAAGGTTCATTGACAAGTGTGCTACGAGGAATGGGAAAGCTATCTAAAGAGGAACGACCAATTATTGGTGAACTTGCTAATAAAGTGCGTGAGCAAATAACCAAGAGCTTAGAACAGCAGATGGAAAAACTAGAGGAAATAGCATTAGAGCAGCAATTAGAACAAGAAACGATTGATGTCACTCTTCCTGGTAGACCAGTAAGGCTTGGAGGGCCACATTTATTGACAAAGGTGATTGAAGAAATTGAAGATTTGTTCATTGGTATGGGATTTGAAGTACGGGAAGGACCAGAGGTTGAAACCGACTATTTCAATTTTGAAGCATTAAATCTGCCAAAAAATCATCCAGCGCGAGAGATGCAGGATACATTTTTCATTACAAAAGAGTTATTAATGCGTACACAAACATCTCCAGTGCAAGCAAGAACAATGCTCGAATACGGTGGTAACAAGCCAGTAAAGATGATTTCTCCTGGTAAAGTTTACCGTCGTGATACAGATGATGCCACGCATTCACATCAGTTTACGCAAATTGAAGGATTATATGTAGATAAAGATGTGAAAATGAGTGATTTGAAAGGCGTACTAGATGTTTTTACAAAGAAAATGTACGGAAGTGATCGAGAAATTCGTTTTCGTCCGAGTTTTTTCCCGTTCACAGAGCCATCTGTAGAAATCGATATTTCCTGTAAAGCGTGTGCAGGTAAAGGCTGTTCGATTTGTAAAAGGTCAGGCTGGATTGAAATATTAGGTGCTGGTATGGTACATCCAAATGTACTTTCAATGGCTGGGTACGATCCAGAAGTGTACAGTGGGTTTGCTTTCGGTATGGGACCAGAACGGATCGCTATGCTGAAATATGGAATTAAAGATATTCGCCAATTTTACACGAACGACATTCGTTTTTTAACGCAATATCATAACGCTTAG
- a CDS encoding lytic transglycosylase domain-containing protein, with amino-acid sequence MEIRELQKMMQYEAMSILTSNSSGFSSHSPMIDLAFKQLLQEQLNKVNVMQASKALQHKNNTYPFNGSVTNDSKVPPRNTGDIDALIRDAASQYQIDERLIRSVIQAESNFNPHAKSSAGAQGLMQLMPATARGLGVANPFDAWQNIQGGVKYLKQMMQRYNGNTELALAAYNAGPGNVDKYQGIPPFKETQNYVQKVMNGYLA; translated from the coding sequence ATGGAGATTAGAGAGTTGCAAAAAATGATGCAATATGAGGCAATGTCTATCCTTACGTCTAATTCAAGTGGATTTTCTAGTCACTCTCCGATGATTGATCTCGCTTTTAAACAATTGTTACAAGAGCAGTTAAACAAAGTGAACGTGATGCAAGCTTCGAAAGCATTACAGCACAAAAACAATACATATCCCTTTAACGGTTCGGTAACTAATGATTCGAAAGTTCCTCCACGCAACACAGGAGATATTGATGCACTTATTCGAGATGCAGCAAGCCAGTATCAAATAGATGAGCGCCTCATTCGGTCTGTTATCCAGGCAGAATCCAATTTTAACCCACATGCGAAAAGCAGCGCTGGAGCGCAAGGTTTAATGCAATTAATGCCAGCTACTGCAAGAGGCTTAGGTGTGGCAAATCCTTTTGACGCTTGGCAAAATATTCAGGGTGGTGTCAAATATTTAAAGCAGATGATGCAACGGTATAACGGAAATACCGAATTGGCATTGGCTGCCTATAATGCTGGACCAGGAAATGTAGATAAATATCAGGGAATTCCACCTTTTAAAGAAACGCAAAACTATGTTCAAAAAGTAATGAATGGTTATTTAGCCTAA
- a CDS encoding TrmH family RNA methyltransferase — MTHIITSIKNEKVKHWKKLHKRKERVKTQTFLIEGFHLVEAAFKSNWTIKELIIQEGVSLPEWARDIPTVVVKNSVFAVVSQTDTPQGIAAIVTMKQLNSSRQRPVLLIDAIQDPGNLGTIIRTADAAGFSEVILGEGTVDVFNDKVVRATQGSLFHIPVRHADLLAEIPLLKEAGFGIWVTALTDADNYTEVKPVTKTALIVGNEGNGVRSDIMDIADKRVTIPIYGQAESLNVSVAAGILMYYLRS; from the coding sequence ATGACACATATAATTACTTCTATAAAAAACGAAAAAGTAAAGCACTGGAAAAAATTACATAAACGAAAAGAGAGAGTAAAGACACAAACATTTCTCATTGAAGGTTTTCATCTAGTGGAAGCGGCTTTTAAGAGTAATTGGACAATTAAGGAATTGATTATTCAAGAAGGTGTATCTTTACCTGAATGGGCTCGAGATATACCAACAGTTGTGGTGAAAAACAGTGTGTTTGCTGTAGTATCACAGACGGATACTCCCCAAGGAATTGCCGCTATTGTTACCATGAAGCAGCTAAATAGCTCAAGGCAAAGACCTGTATTATTAATTGACGCTATTCAGGATCCGGGGAATCTAGGCACGATTATTCGTACCGCAGATGCTGCAGGTTTTTCTGAAGTAATATTAGGAGAAGGAACGGTAGATGTATTTAATGATAAAGTCGTTCGTGCAACACAGGGGTCCTTGTTTCATATCCCTGTTCGTCATGCTGATTTGTTAGCTGAAATACCATTGTTAAAAGAAGCGGGCTTTGGAATCTGGGTAACTGCTTTAACAGATGCAGATAACTATACAGAAGTTAAACCCGTCACAAAAACAGCACTAATTGTTGGTAATGAAGGGAACGGAGTACGGTCAGACATTATGGATATAGCGGATAAACGGGTTACGATACCTATATACGGACAAGCTGAATCACTAAACGTAAGTGTGGCTGCTGGAATTTTAATGTACTATTTACGCTCATAA
- a CDS encoding ABC transporter permease — MHFIRTTFLFLKYDLLQLKRKWLTLPLVLLFPVIMVGLLAVMIITFVIPEDQSPIQVGLVDLDESKETKLLVDMLDEASQLGSYIHIHNMKETAAKQKISSNELSSYIVFPENFTANLYQGIPVTLPIIGNPNQPIQSQMVKTLIESVTRHIRASQANVLTINQYAKQLPLDNETRNDLVFEQFKEFVFYTLGRKQLMQEEQIVNQATANPITYHSLAGWFIIFTIWLLLIYNFLYQDVSRRMHQRMALYEVKVIQLILAKLIVTLSLVTIIGLGLLFALIQLLQWDVQLIDTLRILIVTVLYSTCFLLSVSIVEAIIASHRLRLIIQIGFTLLILLLSGAIIPTIYLPLSLQQILPFAFSSEALYWLQEVLLNERLYVDYLPLLLMTGSGSFILLGITIGKERIHR, encoded by the coding sequence ATGCATTTCATAAGAACAACGTTTTTGTTTTTAAAATATGATTTATTACAGCTTAAGAGGAAGTGGTTGACACTTCCTCTTGTTTTACTATTTCCCGTTATCATGGTCGGTTTACTTGCGGTTATGATCATCACATTCGTTATACCAGAGGATCAGAGTCCTATCCAAGTCGGACTAGTAGACTTGGACGAATCAAAGGAAACCAAATTGCTGGTTGACATGTTGGATGAAGCGTCCCAGCTGGGTAGTTACATTCACATACATAATATGAAAGAAACAGCGGCAAAACAAAAAATTAGTAGTAATGAGCTAAGTTCATACATTGTATTTCCAGAGAACTTTACAGCAAATCTGTATCAAGGAATTCCTGTTACTTTACCAATCATTGGAAATCCAAATCAACCGATTCAAAGCCAAATGGTGAAAACATTAATTGAAAGTGTTACGAGACATATAAGAGCTTCACAAGCAAATGTACTCACCATAAATCAATATGCGAAACAGCTCCCGTTAGATAATGAGACGCGTAATGATCTTGTATTTGAGCAGTTCAAAGAATTTGTCTTTTATACACTAGGAAGAAAGCAACTGATGCAAGAGGAACAAATCGTCAACCAAGCCACTGCCAACCCCATCACGTATCATAGTCTGGCTGGTTGGTTTATCATTTTTACGATCTGGCTGCTCCTGATATACAATTTCTTATATCAAGATGTGAGCCGACGTATGCACCAAAGGATGGCTCTCTATGAGGTTAAAGTGATTCAGTTAATACTTGCGAAACTAATTGTAACATTAAGTCTAGTTACGATCATTGGCTTGGGATTATTGTTTGCGCTTATTCAATTACTGCAATGGGATGTGCAGCTAATTGATACATTGCGGATACTAATTGTTACCGTTTTGTATAGTACTTGCTTTTTACTGAGTGTCTCGATTGTAGAAGCTATAATTGCTTCACATCGATTACGATTAATCATACAAATCGGCTTTACATTACTCATTCTTTTATTAAGTGGTGCTATTATTCCAACCATCTATCTTCCTTTATCGCTACAACAAATATTGCCCTTTGCCTTTTCATCAGAAGCATTGTACTGGCTACAAGAAGTATTGCTAAATGAACGTTTATATGTTGACTATCTGCCTTTATTATTGATGACAGGCTCTGGCAGCTTTATCCTATTAGGCATTACAATTGGAAAGGAGCGCATTCACCGATGA
- the sspI gene encoding small acid-soluble spore protein SspI, with the protein MDLNLREAILSNIASNNQDQLEATIVDAVQSGEEKMLPGLGVLFELIWEHADEQDKHHMLEALEQGVKQATAR; encoded by the coding sequence TTGGATCTAAATTTACGTGAGGCAATACTTAGCAATATTGCTTCCAACAACCAAGACCAATTAGAAGCAACTATTGTAGATGCAGTGCAAAGTGGCGAAGAGAAAATGCTACCTGGTCTAGGAGTGCTATTCGAATTAATCTGGGAACATGCAGATGAACAAGATAAGCACCATATGTTGGAAGCGCTAGAGCAAGGTGTAAAGCAAGCGACAGCACGATAA
- the pheT gene encoding phenylalanine--tRNA ligase subunit beta — translation MLVSLNWLKNYVDITDVSPEELANKITKSGIEVDGIEYVAEKSENVVIGYVVSCEKHPNADKLHLCQVDVGDETLQIICGAPNVAQGQKVAVAKPGAVLPGNFKIKRVKLRGVESNGMICSLQELGIEEKYVPKDVADGIYVFPTDVTVGESVEPLLNLNDAVLEFDLTPNRADCLSMLGVAYEVGAILNREVRLPNPEPTMATGAANDYIAVQVEAPNANPYYGAFVIRNVTIQPSPLWMRNYLIAAGIRPINNVVDITNYVLLEYGQPLHAFDYDKLQSDKIVVRHAKEKETIITLDEQERVLSKDHLVITNGKEPIALAGVMGGLSTEVTDTTKNILLEAAYFDPAIVMNAVKATGLRSESSTRFTKGVDPNRVKEAGLRACELLEKYANATVAKGVVAFDELNRGQKQVEINIDEINKRLGTSLVTSDVEDALKRLQFEFEPKGNEYLVHIPTRRGDITIFEDMLEEVARIYGYDKLPYTLPVGAGQAGGLTERQLLLRKIKYLMEASGLLESRTYTLISEAAANTLISPELAEANYVPIELALPMSADHKFLRISLLPEILRVLAHNRARNQFDLGYYEIGKTFLTTEKTLTKQPEERLRLAGAITGNWIHHPWQQESKQVDFYVVKGILEKLFTFLGCSVAFQPLKHQDMHPGRTASLQLEGRTIGFVGQLHPHLQNQLDLKETYVFDVNMEELLSAYNEEPSYQEIPKYPSIDRDIAFVLDSSVLAAEVKQVIMNVGAPLVKHVSVFDVYEGEHLKAGKKSVAFHLVYQHPEKTLTDDEVQASYEQIITAVKDKFAAYIRS, via the coding sequence ATGTTAGTATCATTAAATTGGTTAAAGAATTATGTAGATATAACAGATGTAAGTCCAGAAGAATTAGCAAATAAAATTACAAAATCAGGGATTGAAGTCGATGGCATTGAATATGTAGCCGAAAAAAGTGAAAATGTCGTTATTGGCTATGTTGTATCTTGTGAAAAGCATCCGAATGCTGACAAACTTCATTTATGCCAAGTAGATGTTGGAGATGAGACGTTACAAATTATATGTGGAGCTCCGAATGTCGCCCAAGGTCAAAAAGTAGCAGTTGCGAAGCCAGGCGCTGTTCTTCCTGGGAACTTCAAAATTAAACGGGTTAAATTACGCGGTGTCGAATCTAATGGTATGATCTGCTCCCTGCAAGAGCTAGGCATTGAAGAAAAATATGTACCAAAAGATGTAGCTGACGGTATCTATGTATTTCCAACTGATGTGACCGTTGGAGAGTCAGTAGAGCCTTTACTAAACTTGAATGATGCGGTTCTGGAATTTGACCTAACCCCAAATCGTGCGGATTGCTTGTCGATGTTAGGAGTAGCCTATGAAGTGGGAGCTATTTTAAATAGAGAGGTACGCTTGCCAAATCCAGAGCCAACGATGGCAACAGGTGCTGCCAATGACTATATCGCTGTTCAAGTAGAGGCACCTAATGCAAACCCGTATTATGGCGCTTTTGTTATACGGAACGTAACTATACAGCCATCTCCTTTATGGATGCGAAATTATTTAATAGCAGCTGGCATTCGCCCGATTAATAATGTTGTTGATATAACGAACTATGTGTTGCTGGAATATGGGCAGCCACTGCATGCTTTTGATTACGATAAATTACAATCGGATAAAATCGTTGTTCGTCATGCGAAAGAGAAAGAAACCATTATTACATTAGATGAGCAGGAACGAGTTTTATCTAAAGACCATTTAGTTATCACCAATGGAAAGGAACCAATTGCTTTAGCAGGTGTAATGGGTGGTCTATCTACGGAAGTAACGGATACGACGAAGAATATTTTGCTGGAAGCAGCTTATTTTGATCCAGCTATAGTCATGAATGCCGTAAAGGCGACGGGTCTTCGAAGCGAGTCCAGTACACGGTTTACAAAAGGGGTCGATCCAAACCGGGTAAAAGAAGCGGGGCTTCGTGCATGCGAATTACTGGAAAAATACGCAAATGCAACGGTTGCAAAAGGGGTTGTTGCGTTTGATGAACTAAATCGTGGGCAAAAACAAGTAGAAATAAATATAGATGAAATCAACAAACGACTTGGTACATCATTAGTGACCTCAGATGTAGAAGATGCTTTAAAGCGCCTGCAGTTTGAATTTGAACCAAAGGGCAATGAATATCTTGTTCACATTCCGACACGTAGAGGCGATATTACTATTTTTGAAGATATGTTAGAAGAAGTGGCACGTATCTACGGTTATGATAAACTGCCGTATACATTGCCAGTAGGAGCAGGGCAGGCAGGTGGGCTCACAGAAAGGCAGCTATTACTTCGCAAAATAAAGTACCTCATGGAAGCTTCCGGATTATTAGAAAGTCGCACCTATACGTTAATCAGTGAAGCAGCGGCTAATACTTTAATTAGCCCTGAGTTAGCGGAAGCAAACTATGTACCGATTGAATTAGCTTTACCAATGAGCGCAGATCATAAATTTTTGCGAATAAGCCTTTTACCAGAAATCCTTCGTGTGTTAGCTCATAATAGAGCTCGTAATCAATTTGATTTAGGTTATTATGAAATTGGGAAAACATTTTTAACTACCGAAAAAACGTTAACGAAGCAACCGGAAGAGCGACTCCGTTTGGCGGGAGCTATAACCGGAAATTGGATTCACCATCCGTGGCAGCAAGAAAGTAAACAAGTAGATTTCTATGTTGTCAAAGGCATATTAGAGAAATTATTTACTTTTCTTGGTTGTTCCGTAGCTTTCCAGCCATTAAAACATCAGGATATGCATCCAGGAAGAACGGCTTCACTTCAGTTAGAAGGAAGAACAATTGGATTTGTTGGCCAGTTGCATCCACATTTGCAAAACCAATTAGATTTAAAAGAGACGTATGTATTTGATGTAAATATGGAAGAATTATTGAGCGCGTACAATGAAGAACCTTCTTATCAAGAGATTCCTAAGTATCCTTCCATTGATCGAGATATTGCTTTTGTACTTGATAGCAGCGTGCTTGCAGCTGAAGTAAAGCAAGTAATTATGAATGTTGGTGCTCCGTTAGTTAAACATGTATCTGTCTTTGATGTTTATGAAGGAGAACATTTAAAAGCTGGGAAGAAGTCAGTAGCCTTTCATTTAGTTTATCAGCACCCTGAAAAAACATTGACCGATGACGAGGTCCAAGCTTCTTATGAACAAATTATTACTGCAGTGAAAGATAAATTTGCTGCCTATATTCGCTCTTAA
- a CDS encoding ABC transporter ATP-binding protein, which yields MLNVDCISKTYNKQAIFSNLSFSVHPGEIIGLVGENGAGKSTLLQLLATLQSPTTGGIQLYDWYYKQHRKLVRRHIGFVPQEIAIWDNFTVRENMIFFEKLAWKKKSEKELKQLCLDMNLDRWDEKVHTLSGGMKRKLNLAISLIHDPDLILLDEPTVGIDLKSKKEIAAYLKKLAQEKEKMILYTSHDMDEINELCTRVICIGKDPFYKNLLQHAGKKIISF from the coding sequence ATGCTTAACGTGGATTGCATTTCCAAAACGTACAATAAACAAGCTATTTTCAGCAACCTATCCTTTTCCGTTCACCCTGGAGAAATCATTGGCTTAGTAGGAGAAAATGGTGCAGGAAAATCTACTTTGCTTCAATTGCTGGCTACCTTACAGTCACCGACTACAGGAGGCATTCAATTATATGACTGGTACTATAAACAGCATCGCAAGCTTGTACGGCGCCATATCGGGTTTGTACCACAGGAGATTGCGATTTGGGACAACTTTACGGTACGAGAAAATATGATCTTCTTTGAAAAGTTAGCTTGGAAAAAGAAGTCTGAAAAAGAGTTAAAACAATTGTGTCTAGATATGAATTTAGACCGGTGGGATGAAAAAGTGCACACATTGTCAGGCGGGATGAAGCGAAAATTAAATTTAGCCATCAGCCTCATACACGATCCAGACCTTATCCTGTTAGATGAGCCAACGGTAGGGATTGATTTAAAATCCAAAAAAGAAATTGCAGCTTACTTGAAAAAATTAGCACAGGAAAAAGAAAAAATGATCCTCTACACTTCTCACGATATGGATGAAATTAACGAGTTGTGCACACGTGTTATTTGTATTGGTAAAGACCCATTTTATAAAAATCTATTGCAGCATGCTGGCAAAAAGATTATAAGTTTTTAA
- the rnhC gene encoding ribonuclease HIII, protein MERIRLPQYVYQFPSKTIAQMKDYYANSSVTPPPGAIFRAKTSEAVITAYKSGKVLFQGSSPEKAASIWQQDASTIPTNAAKSRKHKSHAYAPDPKLFSSNHAGTDEAGTGDYFGPITVAAVYLTKTQIDLLKSHGVTDSKALTDTKIRQLAQEITNLNIPYSLIVLRNEKYNKLQSQGWTQGKMKTMLHHHAIQRLLKKVDQRFMDGIIIDQFCEPSVYKKHLASEKQTLTSSTFFITKAESYSTSVAAASILARTSFLKQMDQLSEQTGIILPKGASQKVDQTAATIMKKYGTDVLSKIAKIHFANTTKAQVYLK, encoded by the coding sequence TTGGAGAGAATACGATTGCCGCAATATGTATATCAATTTCCCAGTAAAACCATTGCGCAAATGAAAGATTATTATGCAAATTCTTCTGTAACTCCTCCACCGGGAGCAATTTTTCGCGCAAAAACAAGTGAAGCAGTTATTACAGCGTATAAATCAGGGAAAGTTTTATTTCAAGGGTCTTCCCCGGAAAAAGCCGCAAGCATTTGGCAGCAGGATGCAAGCACGATTCCCACAAATGCTGCAAAGTCAAGAAAACATAAATCACACGCCTATGCTCCTGATCCGAAACTTTTTTCAAGTAATCACGCCGGCACAGATGAAGCAGGAACAGGTGACTATTTTGGCCCGATTACAGTTGCTGCTGTCTATCTGACGAAAACACAAATTGACCTGCTTAAAAGTCATGGAGTAACTGACTCCAAAGCTTTGACCGATACGAAAATTCGCCAATTGGCCCAAGAAATAACCAACTTAAATATTCCTTATTCACTTATTGTTCTACGGAATGAAAAATATAATAAATTGCAAAGTCAGGGCTGGACACAGGGAAAGATGAAGACAATGCTTCACCATCATGCCATCCAAAGGCTCCTGAAAAAAGTGGACCAAAGGTTTATGGACGGGATTATCATTGACCAATTTTGTGAGCCTTCTGTTTACAAAAAGCATCTGGCATCGGAAAAACAGACGCTGACGTCCTCCACGTTTTTTATTACAAAAGCAGAAAGCTACTCGACTTCAGTTGCTGCAGCCTCCATCCTTGCACGTACTAGTTTTCTAAAACAGATGGATCAATTATCAGAACAAACAGGGATAATATTACCCAAAGGTGCCTCTCAAAAGGTAGATCAAACTGCTGCCACAATTATGAAAAAATACGGAACAGACGTTTTGTCAAAAATTGCTAAAATTCATTTTGCCAATACAACAAAAGCGCAAGTTTATTTAAAATAA
- a CDS encoding ABC transporter permease gives MKAIIHTRFLHWKQAPFHFIFWLLFPIIVVVFLQYLLVNFQADTKVPVGIVVADQTNTAFELVEKIEETPFIRVYQLDEEQALNQLEKHELDSVFVIKKGYEEQINRGSRNRLITSYQSDLSFAYTSVSEMVASMVQQDTGRIKTAYTILQMEEQLTNNQNWTTKEIITTSKEIETEQDLLSAHFQYQGQADGAKSQSQLWNPWGLWVLFSCLATFFLFGWLVKENHSSVRARFAFIRFPFKTYALLNLTLYTLILLLMDAVTLVIFNHFLATTIDASRIAAIISFRFVINGLAFLFALKMKQIVTYYGLSLIFTLMLALTSGAIIPIDGLTNRLPLLNDVHPIIPFLNGTFHNFWFYMVGVFIFIWYVRKDETYA, from the coding sequence ATGAAAGCTATTATTCATACACGCTTCTTACATTGGAAACAAGCGCCGTTTCACTTTATTTTTTGGTTGCTCTTTCCCATCATCGTTGTAGTTTTCCTTCAGTATTTGCTTGTAAATTTTCAGGCAGATACCAAGGTTCCTGTGGGGATTGTTGTAGCAGATCAGACCAACACCGCTTTTGAACTGGTAGAAAAAATAGAAGAGACTCCTTTTATTCGAGTTTACCAATTAGATGAAGAACAAGCTCTTAATCAGTTGGAAAAGCATGAGTTAGATAGTGTATTCGTCATTAAAAAAGGATATGAGGAACAAATTAATAGAGGAAGCCGGAATCGGCTGATCACTAGCTACCAGTCCGATTTATCGTTTGCGTATACCTCTGTTTCAGAAATGGTAGCCTCAATGGTTCAACAGGATACAGGACGGATAAAAACAGCCTACACTATATTGCAAATGGAAGAGCAACTAACTAACAACCAAAATTGGACGACAAAGGAAATTATAACTACGAGTAAAGAAATAGAAACAGAGCAGGACTTATTATCCGCTCACTTTCAATATCAGGGGCAAGCGGATGGGGCTAAAAGTCAATCACAATTATGGAACCCATGGGGATTATGGGTCTTATTTTCATGTTTAGCAACCTTTTTTCTGTTTGGCTGGCTTGTAAAAGAAAACCATTCTTCCGTCCGAGCTCGTTTTGCCTTTATTCGATTTCCCTTTAAAACTTACGCTTTACTAAATCTCACGTTATATACATTGATTTTATTGCTAATGGACGCTGTTACGCTAGTTATCTTCAACCATTTCCTTGCAACGACAATCGATGCTTCACGAATTGCAGCAATCATCTCTTTTCGATTCGTGATCAATGGGTTAGCTTTTTTATTTGCTTTAAAAATGAAACAGATTGTTACATACTATGGCTTATCGCTAATATTTACATTAATGCTTGCTTTAACAAGTGGAGCAATTATTCCTATTGATGGTCTTACAAATAGACTTCCACTTTTAAATGACGTGCATCCGATTATCCCGTTTCTTAATGGTACATTTCATAATTTTTGGTTTTATATGGTTGGGGTATTTATTTTCATATGGTATGTTAGAAAGGACGAAACTTATGCTTAA
- a CDS encoding DUF6583 family protein: protein MEETKKRKLSPKMLVGIIIGAVLLIGGSVAAFIFANLSDKEKYFLAEKETMEFMNDQIEKRYEAELDWFETSKEEPTETKYDLSAESNLPSSDMGMGEMDPVQLINNSTISITHAADMKNKKMSGELKADIGGIQVDNVSFHLTSEQFMLGLPFLDELLSIKGENVGNLMKQIDPMTFTGEEKIDFGAFFEGAFSEEDIEYIQEQYGKFIYEQLPDDAFKTENESIKVHDESLKTEKITMQLSEEKVKDILKKVIEKLQKDDKMKELFRKYIEDQSMGTSALPEVKNEIDQVMEDLDESLAKAKTDVDKLQVPDGLTSTIWVHDDLIAQRDFSVKLGPDKEQLATIKIKGTQLLTEEKQQFNLDLGVVDSVSEGKMNLAGDLSWKDQKADDSIKLTMDDLALTYDGTETLKDGKRDFERTISFQDPYTDSMQVVWSGTSAYKEDQMSGEHSFAFTAPNETQNLFSLNVAVDGKTIDKVKIPNDDKTKNIGTMNEQELMEYFETEVTPKFQGWMVEMLSATGNMEF, encoded by the coding sequence ATGGAAGAAACAAAGAAACGGAAATTGTCACCCAAAATGCTGGTCGGCATTATTATTGGGGCAGTATTGCTGATCGGTGGAAGTGTTGCTGCATTTATTTTTGCAAATTTATCAGATAAGGAAAAATATTTTTTAGCAGAAAAAGAAACGATGGAATTTATGAATGATCAAATTGAAAAAAGATATGAAGCGGAATTAGATTGGTTCGAAACATCAAAAGAAGAACCGACAGAAACGAAATATGATTTGTCAGCAGAATCCAATCTACCTAGTAGTGATATGGGTATGGGGGAAATGGACCCAGTACAGCTGATTAATAATTCCACTATTTCCATCACACACGCTGCTGATATGAAAAATAAAAAAATGTCTGGAGAGCTTAAAGCAGATATTGGTGGAATTCAAGTTGATAACGTTTCATTTCACTTAACTTCCGAACAGTTTATGCTTGGCTTGCCATTCCTTGATGAATTGCTCTCTATAAAAGGAGAGAATGTCGGTAACTTGATGAAGCAAATAGATCCAATGACTTTCACTGGAGAAGAAAAAATTGACTTTGGTGCCTTCTTTGAAGGTGCATTTTCCGAAGAGGATATCGAATATATCCAAGAACAGTATGGTAAATTCATCTATGAACAATTACCTGACGATGCGTTTAAAACAGAAAATGAAAGCATTAAAGTCCATGACGAGTCTTTAAAAACAGAAAAAATAACCATGCAATTAAGCGAAGAAAAGGTAAAAGACATTTTAAAGAAGGTCATCGAAAAATTACAAAAAGATGATAAAATGAAAGAGCTTTTTCGCAAATATATCGAGGATCAATCAATGGGAACATCGGCTCTACCTGAAGTAAAAAATGAAATTGACCAAGTAATGGAAGACTTAGATGAATCTTTAGCGAAAGCAAAAACGGATGTAGATAAATTACAAGTTCCAGATGGTTTAACATCAACGATTTGGGTACATGATGATTTAATTGCTCAGCGCGATTTTAGCGTCAAGCTTGGTCCAGACAAAGAACAGCTTGCGACGATTAAAATTAAAGGTACACAACTGCTCACAGAAGAGAAGCAACAATTTAACCTTGACTTAGGCGTTGTAGACTCTGTTAGTGAAGGTAAAATGAACCTAGCAGGAGATTTATCATGGAAAGATCAGAAAGCAGATGATTCTATTAAACTCACTATGGACGATCTTGCGCTTACCTATGATGGCACCGAAACATTAAAAGATGGCAAGCGTGATTTTGAACGTACGATCAGTTTCCAAGATCCATATACTGATAGTATGCAAGTTGTATGGAGCGGTACGTCTGCTTATAAAGAAGATCAAATGAGCGGAGAACATAGCTTTGCTTTTACGGCTCCAAATGAAACTCAAAATCTATTTTCACTTAACGTTGCTGTTGATGGAAAAACGATTGACAAGGTAAAAATTCCAAATGATGATAAGACAAAAAATATCGGAACAATGAATGAGCAAGAACTCATGGAATACTTTGAAACTGAAGTAACTCCTAAATTCCAAGGCTGGATGGTAGAGATGCTATCAGCCACTGGAAACATGGAATTTTAA